In candidate division WOR-3 bacterium, the DNA window GATAAGATTTCTTCTAATTTTTGGTAATAATGGGGGGCGAGGCGCGTCTTTAAGTATTCACGAGAGAAGACCTTGGTGGATAAATTTCTTTTAAGAAGACGGGTTTGGAAGGTATCCGGATTAAGTCCTTGTTCTTTAGGAGAGGCGATGTAGATATTGATATCACCAAAGATTAAATAGAGATAGGGAAAGCAACTCTTTAAGGTTTGGTAATGGGTTAAAATTAAATCGCGCAAGGGTTCGCTAATATAACTGAGGGAAGAAGGGGAGATGGTAACTAAAAGGCCATCTGCCTTCAATTTTTTCCGACACTCCCAATAAAACTCTTTGGTAAAGTAGCGATTGAAATTTAGGGTTAAAGGGAGGAGTTGGTTGATGATGATTAGGTCGTATCTTTTAGATGGGGAGGATGTTAAAAACTTCCGACCATCCTGATAAAAGAGATTAACGCGGGGGTCAAATAATTCCTCCCGAGTGAGTGGGAGGTTTAAGTTTTTATAGGCAGTAATTATTTTTGGGTCTAATTCCAGATAGTCCACACTGGTAATCGGATGTTTTAATATTTCTCTTATTAAGCCGCCAATCCCTTGACCGATGAGGAGGCAGGTTTTTGGTTGGGGATGGGCAAGAAGGGAGAAATGGGCTATTTCTTCAATAAAGGTAATCTCGGGATTGGGAACGGTGGAGATGGGAAAGCCATCATAGAATAGGGTGTATTCCCCTTCCTTTTTGGTGATGGTAATATTGCCGTATTTGGTATTTTCGTAATGGGTAATTTTCTCCCCTTGCCACCAGAAGGAAAGAATCGTGGGGCGCAATTTTGGTTCTAAGAAAAAGAGAGAGGTAAAGAGGGAGAAAGGGAGGAGAAATAATTGGGAATGTTTTGGCTTTAAGAGAAAAAGGATGAAGAAGTTTAGGGCGGATAAGAGAAAGGCAATCCGAAAGGGGGTGAGATGGGGAAGGAGCAGAAAATAGAGGAAAATACCACCCAGGATTGTGCCTCCATTCTCTAAGATGTAGGTCTTGCCAATTGGCGCAACTGCTTCCCTCTCTTCCTTTGCGGCAAGGATTTGGGTCGTGATGGGGAAGAGGGCGCCGTGAAGGAGACTTAAAGGGAGAACGGTAAAGAGGGAAAGGAGGAAGAGGTGGGGGAGGATTAGAATCTCCCCAAATGTAAGCCCAAAGATTTTTCGGGAAAAAAATAAGAGGAAGAGGGTTAGGGGAAAGAGTGAGGCGAAAAGAAGATTCGTGAGAAAGAAAGAGGGGAGAGGGTTATCCTTTAAGGTTTTGCTTAAAGAGAAAGAGCCGAGACTTTCCCCAATTACCCAGATACCCAAAATGAGACCAACCGCCATTTCGTTTCCCTGGGCGGTAGTTAAGATTGAACGGAGGAGAAGGATTTGGGCGGTGATGCCCGATAATCCCAGAAGGAGAATATAGAAGGGGAACATAGGCTATTCTAAAAAAGGGGGAGGAAAAGTCAAATTGGGAGGCGATTTCTTGATTTTTGGCTGGGGATTTATATAATCAGTAATGTCAGTCATCCGAGAAGAGAGGATCTGCCCTTACTACCGAAACTGTGGGGGTTGTGATTATCAAGATATAGATTACAAAGAGCAGTTAGCAAGAAAGATGAGAATGATCAGGGAGTTTTTTCCCGGGCAAGAAGTGAGAATTTTCCCTTCCTCTCCTTTTCACTACCGCAACCGGATGGACTTTGCCTTCTTTCCCGGAGGGATTGGCTTCCGGCGGAAAGGGCGCTGGGATAAATTTGTTGATGTGGAATATTGTCTTATCGCCAAAGAGAGGATTAATCAACTTTTAAGGGAGGTGCGGGAATTTTTTAGGGACGCTGACCCCTTTGATGTGCGAAACCACACGGGAACCTTTCGCTACGCGGTCATCCGAAGTGTTTTCACTTCCAGTATTTCTTTCGTAATTAATCAAGATAGTAAGGAGAAAGAAAGGGCGAGAAAGATGGTTGAGGATTTTGCCTCTTTCACCTCAGCGGAAAATATCTTAATTGTTGAAGTGCCTCCTAATACCGATGTGAGCATCGGGGATAAATATCGCCTCATTAAAGGGACGGACCTTCTATTAACTAAAATTAACGGGAAGGAGTTTTATTTTCACAGCCAGGGGTTTTTCCAGGTAAATGATGAACTGATACCCAGACTGCACCAATACGTGGCGGAGATTTTAGAAAGGTACGAGACAAAATATGCCCACCTTCTTGACCTCTACGGCGGGGTGGGGGTTTTTGGGATTATGAATCGGGAAAGGTTCCGGTCGGTAATTGTTATTGACAACCATCCAGGCTCCTTAAATTTAGTAGAAAGAAATTGTGCCCTAAATAAGATAGAGCAAATCCAACCGGTATTATTGGAAGATAGAGAGATAAGAAAACTATCCTTGGAAAAACCCCTCTTTGTAATTGCCGATCCACCCCGGGCGGGTATCCATCCCAAGGCGCTCCGCTACTTAAACGGGATGAAGCCCGAATTACTAATCTATGTCTCTTGCCACTTTAAGCAATTGGTAAAAGATTTAGAAAAACTAACTAACTTCCAGATAAAATCCCTCGCCTTTTTTGACTTCTTTCCCCAGACAAAAAATATGGAGTTGGTGGTGGAACTTAAAGGGTCATAGTCAAGATGAGCCCGAACGGTTTTAGAGGATATAAGTTGCTGGTTCGGTATTTGACCTTATGATATCCTCATCGCACTTGCCTTTTAGAACGAACTGACCTTTTTAGAGGCCTTATTTGAGAAAGAGTGGCGCCACTTCTTTTTCTGATTTGACATTATAGCCAAGTGAATGAGCATTTGACATAACTTCTTAACTTATCTATAATAGATAATGGCGAGAGGAAAAAATCTGGGCTTTCGGATACCAAAGATAAATATTATTAAAGCCTTTACCCAAAAAAGAACCCACCGGCCGACAAGGGTGGTTAAGAAGGAGAAGTATCGGCGTGCCCAAGAGAAGGCGAAGTTAAGAAGAGAGTTGAAGGAGGAGAGTTATGGAGAGGAATGAGGCGTTAAATCTGGTGCGAGAGAAGGTGAAGAATGAGAATTTAAGGAAGCATATGCTGGCGACCGAAGCCTGTATGCGGAAATTGGCAAAATACTTCGGTGAGGATGAAGAAAGATGGGGGCTCTGTGGTTTGCTTCACGATTTAGACTATGATGAGACCGCCAAGACCCCCGAAGTCCACGGTCTAAAAACGGTTGAGTGGTTAAAAGAAAAGGGGATAGAAGAAGGGATACTTTCTGCCATTTTGGCGCACAATTGCCATAAACCAACCGAGTCCCTATTAGAAAAGGCTCTGTATGCGGTTGACCCTTTAACCGGTTTGATTGTCGCCAGTGCCTTGATGCATCCGGATAAGAAATTGAATAGTGTTGATAAGGACTTTGTTTTAAGACGTTTCAAAGAGAAGAAGTTTGCCGCAGGCGCGAATCGGGAACAGATTAAAAGTTGTGAGGGGATGGGAATCTCCTTAGAGGATTTTGTAGAGATTTGTCTTAAGGCGATGCAAGAGATTGCGGCTGATTTGGGTTTATGAGATAAGTCTCTTTTAGGAGGCAATTTTTAATTATTGAAAAATGAAAGTTACTGACCCGGTCTGCGGGATGAGAATTGAAGATAAGGAGGCAAAGGTAAAGTTGGTCTATCAGGGAGTCACCTATTACTTCTGCTCGGAATGTTGTAGGGAGGCTTTTATTGAAAATCCCTCATCTTTTATTAAGAAGGAATCGCCGGTTGGGGAGCGGGCAAAAGACCCAATCTGCGGAATGGTTATCCCCAAAGAGAGATCAATCAAGAAAGAGATTGGTGGCCGGACCTATTACTTCTGCTCGGAGAATTGCCTCCGGACATTTCTATCCCCGGAGAAAGAGATGAAGGCGATGCGAACCCGGGTGAGTATCGCCTTGACCGGGGTGGTGGCTTTAGCAATCCTTCGGGCGCTTTTCTTTTTGGGACTGGCGGCTGGAGCAACAGTCCTCACTTGGGTGCCGATTAAATCTCTCCCTTGGTTCAATGGTGGGATCTGGCTATTTATTATCACCACACCGATTATTATCTTTGGGGGCAGGGGATTTTTTCTTGGTGCCTATCAGGGAATTAAAAAGCGGGTTGCCAATATGGACCTTCTTATCGCCCTCGGCACATCAACCGCCTATCTTTACAGTGCCCTGATTGTTCTCTTCCCAAAAGTCTTACCGGTAAAGGAAAAGAATCTCTATTTTGAAGTGGCGGCAATCATTATTGCCTTTGTCCTTTTGGGAAGATATATGGAAGAGATAATTAAGAAGAGGAGTTCTTTAGCCATCCGAAAGTTGCTTGATTTGAAACCGCAGACCGCCCGGGTGATCAGGGAAGGAAGGGAAATTGAGATACCAGCGGAATCGGTTATGGTTGATGAAATTGTCGTGGTGAAACCCGGGGAGAAGATACCGACCGATGGGATAATT includes these proteins:
- a CDS encoding HD domain-containing protein codes for the protein MERNEALNLVREKVKNENLRKHMLATEACMRKLAKYFGEDEERWGLCGLLHDLDYDETAKTPEVHGLKTVEWLKEKGIEEGILSAILAHNCHKPTESLLEKALYAVDPLTGLIVASALMHPDKKLNSVDKDFVLRRFKEKKFAAGANREQIKSCEGMGISLEDFVEICLKAMQEIAADLGL